The Maniola hyperantus chromosome 6, iAphHyp1.2, whole genome shotgun sequence sequence ACATCAAGCTCTTGCAATGCAGCATAGTCACGCCCTCACCTACTTCCCTCCATTTCATCTCGGTCCTCATCCGGACTTCCAATCTTCTGTGGAGTTAACACCATTATCTTCATTCAGCGATACTCCACCTTCGGCTTCCTCGTCATCTTTTTCCACACCAGAAACTCGTGAAGAGGAACAGCCTAAGGTGGTAGTGCCCAATATAGAAGAAGAACTTGGTTTCCTTGCAGAACAACGAGCTAATACTGCGTCAACGGTAGCACCCTCTTCTCAGCAGCCGAACATTAACAGTACTTCGCAAGATACAAAAGTAATGGATAAAAAGTTCAACGTCCCGGTCACAGGCCCCGGCTCGGGTTTCATGGCCTCTTATTTGAAGTTCTTACAAGGGGAGCGCGATACTTCCCCGCCGCCGGCCGGCAGAGGCGCCAGAAAGTCGACCTGGTCGAGGACCAACACGAATAGTACTCCCAACAACAAGGCGTACGGCAACGACCACAAGAGTCCTTGCGAGGCCGGCAGCGCCAACGGTGCGATGGCGCCCGGCGGCATGGCGCTGAGCAGCCCCGCCATGGGCGTGGCGCCTGCCATGGGCGCTCCGGGCCTGCTGGGCGCCGGGCCGCACGCGCCGGCGCACCTCCTCGCCGCGCAGGCGAAGGGCGCGGAGCTCGAGGACCCGCGCTACTACAATCTCAACAAAGACCGCAAGAGAAAGTACGACGGGTCGGAGGAGGGCGCGTACGACGCGGACGAGGAGGCGCGGCGGCTGCACAAGCCCGTGCTCAACGTGCCCAGCACGCCGCTGAGCGACAAAGGTAAGAAGGGGCGGGCGCCGGCGCCCAGCAAGCCGGCGGCCACGCCCCCGCCGGCCGCCAAGAAGccacgcgcgccgccgccgcccgcgccgctgcCGGCCGCGCCGCAGCAGCAGTACTATTACCAGCACCAGCCCGAGGAAGGTGCGTTCAACTTGCTAGATTTCCACTTGCGAAGTAGAGCGCGATGGTGAAGAGCTAGCCCTGAAGCTTGTATGACAGGAGCAAGCTAACTGCCCGCGAGGCAGCATGCAGTGAAAACTTGTTACATTTTAACTGtgataattatgtaaatttttattagatgaaatctattattatttactgtaAATAACTTCTACGAAGAAAATGCGATGTATCTATCTTAATGGAGGTGGTTACTTTAGGGTTAGCCTGTAACAAGATTTCATTGATGTAATTGTTAATGACACATTATGAgtgccatttaattgtaaattgTAGAATTTGTGACTCTTGTCATACTCGCTTTCGAAGGGGTGCTACCATTAATAATTCCAAAATtgtggtatattttttttatgggaTCGATACCAGTGGTTGTCTGTTGTATATACTAAATAATGTATTGTACTTTACAGTATTTGAATTTAGTTGGTACTTATGGATAGTGTATTCATATACTTCGCTGTTAGCCGAAAGTGATTTATATTATAAGGAGAAATGAATTGCATAATAATACATTGACAGCTATAAGTTAGTGTGAGTAATGTATTAGAAGGCCATGCCCCGAACATAAGTTTTTGTATTTctatttaattgttatttgtttatGCACAATTCtcaatattttatgtaaatatttttgtataataggAGGAGACATAAAATAAACGCGAGTATATTACTGATACATgtgttaaataattttagtttgtaaTTATTCCTGGTAGCACCCCTCACTTCGCCAAATAGGGATAACATGTTCATTTCTATGAATAGAACATTTGTTTGTAAATTATGAATTACTTTAAAACAGATATATCACGACTCATGACTATATTATGTCAATAATGTGTACATGTTATCGCAAAAGGTGAATTCTTCACCATTTGGCTTTCCTTGTCCCTACCAATCCTGCCTCATTTACATTCCCTAATGACTTAATTGTGAATGAGATtaagaaataacaaaaagtttGGTGTTAGTTTTTCTATGCAAATAAAAGGTAAAGTTAATAagattatcatattattattatattatgttaatttactaTAATTGGTTTTTTAAACtgcttttataattttagcTTCTGCACACACAGCCGGGCTGGGCTACGGCAGCGTGTACGGCTCGACCGAAAACGACGCCAACTCCAACAGAAAGTTGCACCATATAAAAACACATCAGCATATTTCCAGAACTGGGCAAATTGATAGTAATATGTCAGTTGAAGAAATGCCATATCAGGTATTTGTCTATTCGATATACGTCCATTCCATTTgctttatattataggtactagctgatgcctgcgacttcgtcgtttaggtttttaaaaatctcaaactctttggtttttccgagataaaaatagcctatggcactctccagtctccaggtctaactatatccatgtaaaataACTACGTCAATCAGTTGTACCCCACGCGCCTCTTCAagtctctacccgccttctccactcctgtcccgctggcaagtAACATACTGATTTTAAAgcccaatgcaaataggaatgttaGTAGGATTTGGAAGCAAGCAGAAGCGGCATCGCGTCTGTTTAGTGCCTTTTTCTGACGGACTTGGTAGACTTGGtaaaataacattgtaaattgaaaaactaaaaagagcaactgccgagtttcttgctggttcttctcggaaggaacggcattccgaaccagtggtaaattaaaactacccgactattcaaaagcacttgtaaaaagtttacttgaataaaccattttctactctattctattctaaaagaaagaaatatcaatttataaccgacagtttctaaatcccatcagtttaggGAGTCAGGCGCCCTGCAGCATcgggattgaggagttggaattaatttttatatggaacaaTGTCGTaaagtttctctatcaattaaaaaagcaactacgcaaatcggtccagtaatCTTGGAGATTTCGATGTACTTAACTATATAATTAGAAAAATACAactcctttttgaaagtttattcaaaagtagcctatgttactccctggttaatcctctacttttctgtaaaagtcccgtcaaaataggtttagCCGTTCTGAAGACTAGCCCGttcgaacagacagacagacaaacaaaaatttaaaaacttttgatGCAGTTATGGTACAAATAAGCATATGAGCTTAATTATGagatagttatttcgaaattaaagacagacatttcaattttattaattagtatagaagtatatatacctacgtcaCAACAACCTGCAAGTTTTTACGACTTCACGTAAATAAACCTTCGTTTTTGCAGTCGGGGGAGTTTGTGGCGATAAAAACCGACTTGAACGAGATGTGGCCGGCGATATGGAGAGTCGACGGCAAAGCGTTATTGCAAAAGTACGAGCCCTTTGAGGAAAATGGAAAAGTATTATACAGAAATATATCCACGGTTAGTAAAATTGGGATGATGCCGATGTCAAAAATCAATTATTTCCTAGGAATAATCAAATAGAGAGTCTTCAAAAATTCGAAAAATCCACGtccactgttagttttaagtttgctaaccatttttaTATTACCGATCGATATGAAAAAGTATGTTAAATTACGTCGAAtctttatgacgtcacatctatgtatttcttACAAGTTCCCATACTAAGTAAGCAGGGATCTAAAACATGACCTTGAAAGCGCAGGGCGCAATATCCTGGCTGTGATGACGTGAATTCAAAATGCTTAATTTACTAAAAATTCTATTATAAACTTATATCAAACATCTCAATTAGCTATGAGCTTTTTAGCCTTATGTTGTTCTTACGATTCCTTACACGTACGTTGATAGTACTATGTCAGAAAACTTCCCGCAAGTGCCTACAACagttttacaaaatttcaactcaatcggatgaatgATCCGAGAACGTATGGGTTTAGGTAACGAAGAGACAgtcattaattttatatataagatTTGCTTCATTTTAATTGTAAAATAGTAATTGTAAGCCTGTTTCATCacctccagataaactttatctaacgaataaatttgacgttatgacagtttttgtattgggaatctgtcaaaatgtcaaatttatccATTAGGTTTATCTGGCGGTTGTAAAGCAAGccctaaatatattttgttacaaatCCAAATAATACCAATCTaaataataagctgtgatagcctagtggttaggacgttcgccttctaatcggaggtcgcgggttcgatcccgggcatgcacctctaacttttcggagttatgtgcgttttaattaattaaatatcacttgctttaacagtgaaggaaaacatcgtgaggaaacctgcatgcctgagagttctccataatattctcaaaggtgtgtgaagtccaccaatccgcacatggccagcgtggtagacaatgctcaaacccttctcactctgagaggagacccgttctctgtagtgagccggtgatgggttgatcatgatgatgaagcacCAATCAAAACTTTTTGTCcaaatttaaaacatatttttcagTACGCCGCATGGaatcctgaaaataaaaaactgtacaCGCAAGTTCCTGTAAAAGTGCGGTCACAATCCCACTTAGAAACAATAGTCGAATTAGTAAGAAGTGAACTTCCACTCGATGACGTCAACTTTATAGAAAAGAGGATGTTGGAAACTCAAATGTATCAAGAAAATTTCGAAGTTTATATTCAGACATTAATATCACACGCACTGGACCCTAATTTCTTGACGGAAATATTTCAAGAGcaaggtaggttttatagtaaaataaataaaaaattatgtactGTACAAGGAATATAAGGAACTGTAACTCGGACAAGGGGTTTTAACCCCAAAGGGGCACTTATAAACAATTTTTACTATGAAACCAAATCTTAAATTCTGAGAGAAAAACCAACGTCTACAAACTTTCTCGAGTGGTAAGATAATTATAAGCATTGGTTTCATAATAAAAGTTGTTCATAATGATTTGTACCTACAGAGATCCTATTTTGGTTAAAGTTTAAGTCAAaccatttattcaaagtagataCTATTGTATTCTTTTTTAGTTAATTGTTGGATTTGAaggatgatatagtggtgatattaattacgtaaactttccaaacgcgcccaggtttaagaagagcccacaacaaactcagccgggtttTCTTCATTCTATATTCAGCGTAGTTTCATGATCCTTTATTTTGACTTCATTTTACTGCTATTTCAGGTTTACACCACcaaacattcattcattcatttacaGACGAATACTTCCTGTCGAACGTGAAGACGGTGGACGAGGTGACGGAGACGATGCGGTCGCGCGTGTctgcgggcgcgggcggcggcggcggaggCGCGCGCGCGCTGGACGCGGCCGTGGCCACGTGGCCCGGCCTCAGCGtggcggcgggcgcgggcgcgtgCCGCGCGTGCGCGCGCCCGGCCGTCGCGCGCCTGCTGCTGTACGGCCAGCCCTACAACCCCGCCACGCTCGAGCCCGTGCAGCCCGACGCGAGGCTGGCCTATGAGAAGGTAACCTCTCTCCTCGTGATCCTCATCGCTGAGggtcattcatcatcatcattatgatcatgaTGAGCCCATCACTGGcgcactgcagagcacgggtctcctcttagaatgagaagggtcatTACTCGTTTCCATATTTTATCACATAGGTCTTGGGGTTTTCTTGAGATATTAATGCGGTGGGCTCCCAAATAATTCTACATACGATTTGACTAAGGTTACAGGCTTACGGTTCTTTAGGTTTAATATTGTCGGATGTTATAGTGATTATAACTGGAACCGACCGACGCGACGGCTGAACGTGCTCTCCGAGACACGCACTAAACAAAAGAGACTAATTCCGACTTTCGAAGACTGTCCAATAGGCTGGTTTTTACCGCGGGATAGTATGTCTGCAAACCGTGTCATAAGTAGCAGCCGCTGCTACCAGCCGATGGTCATACGACGCTCTGCCGTTCCAGGAGTTCCTGGTGTGCACGGCGTGCTGCGGGCGCGTGCAGCTGTACTCGCGCATCTCGCACCAGAAGTACCTGATGTACGCCGAGTGCAGCAAGCGCGTCGCCGAGAAGCGCATGCAGAACCCCAGCAAGGACACCACAGTCATCCTCAACGAGTTGCTGGCAGACGAGGTGTGGCTGTCGCAGGTGAGCGTGTCCATTTTGAAATCTAGTTCTCGTTGAGagattagaaaacatagttccatttgtgattggttggtgacccaaaatggttaacgcccactgagatttagAGATTTACTTGCCTCTATATTTTGTATGGGatcacgtaacagagagagcgctatactaacttctttccgtggatagggtgtagccagagtgaactagagtgagggaactctcggtgtGATCCTAATGAACGATATATCAAATATTAgactatgggtgacgtgaaaaaTAGGttattcataggctacctagcgtcaaatgtagggaCATTTGATGCCCGCCTGCATTTGACGTCGAAGTTTaattacaagttccctaactgtcgtgaactgtggtataGCGAAAATCCGCCTACGATATTCCGTTGCATTGTAATATTAAACGAGCCAAAACGAGAATTTCCGCTAGATTTGGTCATGTGTTTTTGGCTAGGCCAAGTGTTCTTTGGGAAATAAACCGAATGTTGTAagtatgtgatgttttgttgtGGCAGCTGTTCCGGGACGTGCGGCACGGCTGGGCCGACGCGGAGTCGTGGGAGCGGCGCGTGCGGCACGCCATGTCGCGCCAGATGATTTAACGTTCCCCACACCGGCACTAGCGCGCGCCCTGCACCGCGCTCGCGGCCCACGCCCGACGGACTTACTCACGTTTCTTTTTTTACACTTGTGAAATATGtgctgtatgtatgtatttttttaaatatttttttaaaacttttaaatttaaagaaagcTCACATGGTCGCGCGTTTCACAAATCGCGTCGTTATAATATCCGTACAATTCAAAACAGTGGTATAATTCGCACAATCATCAAATCACCGCTCGCGACGTCCGGCAATTCATGCGAACTATATAAGGTAAGTAGGGCCTAATAATTATATACTGTTTCTTTCAACAGGATATACAATTAAAAATAACCTCTCTATGAAAACAGGATCAACATAAGTTGTAAAATAAggcaataaattatattttaaatagtaGTATAATAATCTCCCTATAGTcgacattttaactttgtgacaactgtcatgtcaaaagtacgattttagtcccgtattttaaaggtgaactgtacttttgacatgacagtttactcaaagttaaaatggcgcctgagaactcatttttaaggacttattttatatcctctttcacgcaatctatTTCTTTGATCGTCCTCTCCTCATTgtattgattttaaatatttaatgtgatccttatgaaaatatttaataaatccaGCCATCCATCATGTTTTACGGGACTCATTTCAAATGTCTACACATAATTgcacaattaataaaatatgcgaATCGCGCAACCATCTGAACCTAGAATTAAGcattaaatattttctattcgAAATGGACGTAATAACTACTATAGTTTAGAATTGTAACGGATGAACATCACATATTattagttttctttttattcaaacgTTGAATTTCTGCTGGCTGTAACTTGGTACAgtttttgcaattcacgaaggcgagtgaactttacttgtggttacgtcgtttacatgggcattgcgtaagtgtgcgtgcatgttggaccaatcagttgcgagcaagcgctcgcaaacgcacacatttagtgtaccttacttataccgatacgacttaaacacaagcgtgagccactcgccttcgtgaaatgcaagaactttTTACAAATGAAAAGTTTAGTTTTTTGAGCATTCTAAGTATATGGGTGTAACTTTAATAATGACCTGCGCCGAGGAGggactatatttttattacgtaTCCGTTTAAATATCCGTGAAGAACATAAATGTGTCTTTGAGAACAACATCGCGTAACGCACACGATGGACTAATACTCACAATAAATACCTGCAGAAGTAGCtctattgtgactcttactgttaaagcgagatagctaaatgcatttaagctcttattagaacgtgacgaatgattaattattttttgtccttatcaccgtgccACTTTTTAGTATAATGTATGTGagattttgacaaacaacgtgaaatAAGGTTATGCCGACGCAAGTATTTTTAAGATatatttgatttaatttcaaatttgagtacaatttttctttttgaagttattgtgcaatggtggatTGCAATATCTAGGCTACAATGGCCGAAGCAAACGTAAAAAAGAAGGATTAACATTTCACAACTGATGGCACGCTAATTGCTTATCTTATTAGATCTGTCGACTAATAGTACGGTGAAACACTGCACCGTAGTAAAAGATGAGGGACTTGTCCTCCGCGGATAAAATAGTCCGTCGTCTGCGCAGGCCCTTAGAAGACAGGTTTGCAGTTAAGCTAGAGGATGAAATATAATTGACATAATACATTAAAATCTAAAATGGTAATTTTTGCGTAACTTTAGCTACTATATTTATGTgtcccatatttttttttggttctgtATGAAGATTCGATTCTCATAAAAGGTTTTTTTGGCGTAACGCTGCGTCTGCGCTTAGTTAGTCTACCACGACCACGGAGCCTTTATGTTTGCGGGCGTGAATGTGAATATAGGTACAACGAGCCTTTGTACACTCGCCGAACATCCCTGAACGTAGAGTAGATTATTTCGTGTTCGTCAAACGAACGCGAGTTGTACGCTCAGTGTCTATAATCGTGTCATTCGAGGCTCCTTAAtatatgattccgaaccacgctgcacgcagcagtgctgccgcaacagtgctgtcgcggcactactggtccccatacaatctctataagcttttatgactagcttatgctcgcgacttcgtccgcgtggacacaaatttcaaacccctatttcacccccttaggggttgaattttcgaaaatcctttcttagcggatgcctacgtcataatagctatctgcatgccaaatttcagcccgatctgtccagtagtttgagctgtgcgttgatagatcagtcagtcacattctccttttatatatttagattagcaatggacagcactgttgcggcagcactgctgcgtgcagcgtggttcggaatcatacctgaATTTAGACCAAATCAGCGAATGTGAATACTAGCCCATTCTATACGAATTGTAGCTCTCGTGTTCTCGTAGAGTTCAGGAGATATTGATGTTTACACTAAAAGATCAAGAATATCAAATAAAGAATGCTTGTGCTCCGATTCTGTTCGTTtagtctaaagtctaaacccaCCTTTAAACCTACGCTATGCAAATTTTGTTCGTAACATGCTTCGCTCGTGTTCGGGTCGCCAAGCGTAGACGCAACGTAACAAATTAACTTATTCACGTATTGAAGACAAAATGAAGTTCATAGTACCCTGTGGGAATGCTGCTACATACTCAAAGCAAATGAAAAACATTTCCCTTCAAGAAAATCGTGACTTATAAGGATGTCACGTCAAGGCATCTATGGAATGTATGTTCGAGAGTTAAACGTTAGGTGCGGGTGCCATTTTCGCATAATGGGACGCATTGTTTACCCTGTGTAGTAGTGCCGTCGGATGTATGGtttgtgatttttttctttaccgtATTTTTTAGCGTATTATAAATGGGGTTTGGGACAGCGGAATTGTTAATATATTTACGAGTATAAGCATTCTGGAAACTGGGGTTTCTTATCAAATGAAGAATGTcattatttactttaaaaaatgatctatatagatacatttattCAATAATTTTTACATAAAACCCTTCTTGAAATCCTGTATGCATTGTATAggaatatgaaataaatatattatgaactCTGCTGGAAGTAGAAATGGGGAATAGTTAAATAATGGCGAAAGTTATTAGGTATATCAATGAGTTCAAAGGTCGTGAGTCTCGTGGCTATCAGTAAAGGCCTTTGTAAAATACGTATTTCGAAAATGTTAAGAAGTAACAGATATTGTTAAAAATaccataattaaatatttttatgtacataaattaGATAAATTGTCATGATGTGCAATGCCGAGGTGgaacaaaagtttttttttttcaattttttgttaattaataaattgcttttatttctttaattttgtgaataataaataaatacttagtggCAGAACGAAAACAATATCAATAGTATATGGTATAGGTAGCCACAGAATATAGCATGTAGCATTAAAGTAATTTAGCTTTAGATTTGGTATGCTCGAATACCACTACCTACAACAACGTCGCTCTGCAATCGATTTTTCATTTAATTCGACAGATATAAAACATAGGTACTGCAACAAATAGATCCTTTGAAGTTTAAAGCTGTCAAAATGTAAACATATGACTGTGTTGTGGTGTGTTGTGCTCGTAATATGCTACCAAAGACGTAAAGTACGGAGAAGTAGAGCAGTCTTTTTATAACTTAAACCTAGCCTTATGTATGTTTATATACCTATGGTtcaaaataataggtaggtatattaaaaataaaatacagagaAGATCCAAACGACGCGCGGCGCGCCTGTGCAGCAACTATTTTAAAGTATATAAAGATCAGTTTGAGTTGTGATCAAGCAAGATACTCTACTCTGCCGGTGTGCGTTGTGCCTCATACGTTTTTTTAAGGTGGTCTTTCGAGTCGAGCGTCTGACGTCGCAACAGTGCGGCAGAtttaaaactcaaactcaaatacaAAGTGCGtgccattgtacactttttgattgtctattgttgaatttgtaggAAATGTCATTCGAGCGCTGACGTCTTAGGCATGATTTCCTATGGCATTCCGATCCACGGATATTGctattttgtatgaagaaacgtaacacgGACGAAGCTCGGCTGACTCAGGCACGGCACGGTCTGATGTGGcctcatacaaattcccaatctGGTGCCTCGGACGCGGCACGGCTCGAGCCCGGctcggtctagcataaatcatcccttaatcgTTCATGGCGCTCTTAGCGCATTGAAGCTCAAGGTGCGTTACGATTGGTCGATTGTCACGAATTACGTTGCGACTTGCGACACTTCACAACACAAACAGTAATGTCTAAATGTTGTAGAGTCAACGAGAGATTGCTTTTTTGACGTTTCTTTGTCAGATATCAAATTAATGTGTGTGAGAGggcacacaatattattttgtgtgtAACTGGCAGATGGCAAAAACGCAAGCTCTCGTTGGCTCTATAATAATAGGTTAAACATTTTAACTGCCAACAAAACAAAGTAGAACGCGTAAAGTTTAACTCTTCACGCTCCATTCTAACtttttatgtcaaatttcatgtcaaaattacgatttttacttttgacatgacagttgacccata is a genomic window containing:
- the LOC117982784 gene encoding uncharacterized protein isoform X2, with the translated sequence MDPVGPWSAYASYNRLAGVQAGAASGDFHHHLASGGTGLGGQAVPSTTSQLLLQAAHTTASLAGQLGSSTASPFNPGGFLSPPPVGYDAVFSPLFHHANPKPAHYSSSLQAQHRQVIAQAQAAVASKQSSVETEISSLRENYPHQALATQGTSFFDQSSTPGSTAGLNWQGNNQLPSPFGILPHESVVPSSPSPATTKASATYENFNAHFAAAQTLNNHLNSQISSASKQSNRSGSPATASKQPASSTSSSSFFQPPSSFGNQADNSYSTSSAKSGQLSSQQDYAGKQRANTASTVAPSSQQPNINSTSQDTKVMDKKFNVPVTGPGSGFMASYLKFLQGERDTSPPPAGRGARKSTWSRTNTNSTPNNKAYGNDHKSPCEAGSANGAMAPGGMALSSPAMGVAPAMGAPGLLGAGPHAPAHLLAAQAKGAELEDPRYYNLNKDRKRKYDGSEEGAYDADEEARRLHKPVLNVPSTPLSDKASAHTAGLGYGSVYGSTENDANSNRKLHHIKTHQHISRTGQIDSNMSVEEMPYQSGEFVAIKTDLNEMWPAIWRVDGKALLQKYEPFEENGKVLYRNISTYAAWNPENKKLYTQVPVKVRSQSHLETIVELVRSELPLDDVNFIEKRMLETQMYQENFEVYIQTLISHALDPNFLTEIFQEQDEYFLSNVKTVDEVTETMRSRVSAGAGGGGGGARALDAAVATWPGLSVAAGAGACRACARPAVARLLLYGQPYNPATLEPVQPDARLAYEKEFLVCTACCGRVQLYSRISHQKYLMYAECSKRVAEKRMQNPSKDTTVILNELLADEVWLSQLFRDVRHGWADAESWERRVRHAMSRQMI